The sequence CCCGTTCCATGACCATATCCCGCCCGGTGATACCGAGGTCGGCAACGCCGCTCGCCACGTACTCCGGGATATCGATCGGGCGGGCGAAGAGGATCTCCACGTTCGGGTCGCGGGTCCGGGTGATGAGCCTCCGCTCGCCGCCGTTGACGAGGTGGAGCCCGCTCTTCTCGATCAGTTCGTTGACGGGCTCGGCGATCCTGCCTTTATTCGGGATGGCGAGGCGGACGAGCCCGGACCCCTGCTGCCTGAATGATGGTCTGCTCATGGATTACTCCGGAACCGGAGAGATCAGAAGGTAGAGAGTTCTCCCTTGATGACCTTCTCGGTGATGGTGGTGGTCTTCTCCAGCCACCCATCGATGATCCCTTCAATATCGGGTTTGATGGACTTGATGGTTGTGCCCGGTTTTGTGAGTACCTGGGCGCTTGCCACATGCGGCTGGTCGACCGGGTAGCCGATCTGGGAGAGGATACGGACGTACATCTCCTCGATGCCGTCGACCTCGGCAACACAGTCCTGTGCTATCCGGGTCGCGAGGAGGTTGTAGATCTTTCCGATGTGGTTGACCGGGTTCTTGCCGCTCGTCGCCTCCATGCTCATAGGGCGGTTCGGGGTGATCAGCCCGTTCGCGCGGTTGCCGCGGCCGACTGACCCGTCGTCGCCCATCTCGGCCGAGGTTCCCGAGACCGTCAGGAAGACGCTGGCGCTCTCGAGGTCGTCTGCGGTGTTGATGGCGACATTGACCTTCCTGTTCGTGAACTGCTTTGCGACAGCCGCGATCTGCTCAGTCAGGACGTTCTTCTGCTCGATGTACTCGGTGATGCTTGAGCAGTAGCGGTCCACAAACGCCATCGCGATGGTGAGGGTGATGGTGTCGCCGTCGCGCAGGCACATGATCTTGCAGTCCTGGCCGATGACAGGGTACCTGGGCCGGAGTTTCTCGTCGATGAATGCGGAGACGCCTCTCACGATGCTCTCCGCCTCGCTGAACGGCGCGTGTCCGACACCAAACGATGTGTCGTTCGCCCGCGGGGCCTTCCCCTCGCAGGACCGGAAGACATCCCGCAGGTCGGTCGATCCCATCCCCATCCGGCAGTCGACGATGACGTCGCGGTCCATGTTGAGGGTGGGGAGAATCTTTTTGATGTAGCCCCGGGCCGCCTCGACGGCGATCGCATCCGCGGGGATGTTCACGCCGTCAAAGACCTTGGTCGCCCTGCCTGATATGAGGAAGTAGATCGGTTTTGTGATTATGCCGCCGCCGAACTTCGGGATCGACTCCCCTGCCACGACCTCACCCTGGTCGGTGTTGTGGTGCAGGACGGTGCCGCACTCCTCCATATATGACCTGCTGAGCGCCCGGCTGATCGATTCCGCAATGCCGTCCGCGAGGCTGTCCGGGTGCCCGAGGCACTTGCGCTCCACCAGTTCAATCCGCTGTCTCTCGATCGGGATCTGGTCAAGTCCTTCTACGCTGATGTTCCTGGTCATCAAATCCACCGTAGTTCTAAAGTATGATAAAAGAAATGATTGCAATTCATATAACGATTTCTAACCGTCACTCCTGATGCGGATGTCGGAACGGATGCCGATTTTGCAGATACCGTCCCTGAAGACCCGCACCATGCCTCCGCTCTCGGAGACGGTGATGCCGATGGCCGGGATCTCATACGTGATAGACGCGGTTGCGCGGTGCCTCCCCCCGAGCCCCCCGGGAAGCGAGATTCCCCGTCCGGTGACGTCCAGGTAGCGCCCCGCCGAGCGTATCTCGCCGCTCTTGTCGATGACGAAGACACCGTCCAGCTGGGCGAACTCTTTCACGCTCTCCCAGTTGTTCTTGTTCTTGATGTCGCGGAGGGCGGCGGGCTGCCCCTGATAGGGGTTGAGGATCGCCTGATGGGAGTGCCTGAAGATCTCTTCAGGGTCCCCGATGATGAACGCGGTGCCGATGGACCTCCCTTCCCTGCCCTCGACCGCGATCTCGAGAGCCAGCGTGAGGACCGCGTGGAGTACCTCGCGGGGAACGATATCCGAGAAGTCCTTGAGGTTGATGAAGTTCTTCCCCTCCTCGATGTCGTAGATGATGATGGCGTAGGGGAAGACGCCGACGACGAGACCGCTCTCCAGGTTCCGCCGGAGGTAGATGTGGATTGCGGCATCCATCATATGCCGCTCGCTCACCTCCAGGATGTCGTGCATGGTGAGGTCTTTTAAGACATCGAGCTGCAGTTCCTGCACCCTGATGATCGGGACATCGGGCGCGCCCGGGGGGACCGGGATCAGGTCGACGAACGAGACGACCGCCCGGGCGCCGATCTTCGCCGCCACCTCACAGGCGGTGGCGAGCATCAGGTCGTCGTTCATAGCACCCCGCGGATCAGCTCCGGTATCTCTGAGGGCCGGGACGCGACCGGGATGTCGAGCGCAGAGAGCCGCCGCACCTTGGAGCGCGCGTCACCTTCGCCGCCCTCGATGATCGCACCCGCGTGGCCCATCCGCTTCTCGGGCGGGGCGCTCACGCCGGCGATGTAGGCGACGACCGGGAGATCGGTCGACCGGACCCCCTCTTCCTCGAGGTTTCCTCCCACCTCGCCGATGACGACGACGGCCTTTGTCTGGGGGTCATCCTCGAACCGTGCGAGCACATCCACAAACGTCTGGCCGATCACCGGGTCGCCGCCGATCCCGACGACCGTGCTCTGGCCGATGCCGGCACGGGTGAGTTCGTCGACCACCTCGTAGGTGAGGGTGCCGCTCCGGGAGACGACGCCGACGTGCCCCCGGGTGGCGAGGTGGGCCGGCATGATCCCGAGTTTGCACTCGCCCGGCGAGAGGAGCCCCGGGCAGTTCGGGCCGATGACCGTGCAGTCGTGGAGTTTTGCGTAGGCGACTGCCAACATGCTGTCGTGGACCGGGATATGCTCGGTGATGACGACCGCAAGGTCGATCCCGGCATGGGCCGCCTCCATAATTGCATCAGCGGCGGCCACCGCCGGGACGAAGATGACGCTTGCGGTCGCGTCGTGCTCCCGAAGCGCCTCCCGCACCGTGTTGTAGACCGGGACGCCGTGGACTTCCTGCCCGCCCTTTCTGGGCGCAACACCGGCGACGACGCCTCGGCCGCCGACCTCCCGCGCGTAGTCGTTCATCAGTTCCGTGTGGAACCGACCCTGCCTGCCGGTGATGTTCTGCACGATCACCCCGAGGTTTTTGTCCCCGTAGATCATGCTGCAACCTCCATCGCCGCCCGGACAGCCGCATCCATGCTCTCGAGCATCCGGTAGCCGTGCTCGGCGAGCAGTTGCCGTCCTTCCTCCTCGTTCGTCCCGGCCATCCGGACAATGACCGTCGGTGCGACGCCGGCGGCGATGATTCCCTTCGCCACCTCGTCGCACCGGGTGATGCCCCCGAGGAGGTTGACCACGATCACGTTCACCCCGGGCATGCTCGCGACGAGCCTGACTGCGTGCATCACGCGCTCCTGGTCGGCGCCGCCGCCGACATCGAGGAAGTTTGCTGCCTGTCCCCGATAGTACTCGATGAGGTCGAGCGTCGACATCGTGAGCCCGGCGCCGTTTCCTATGACACCGATGCTTCCGTCCAGTTCCACGTAGGAGAAGCCGTGCTTCTCGGCCTCACGCTCGCGTTCCGAGAGGTCGCGGTTGACCGCTATCCCCTGCCGGGCGAGGGCGTTGTCGTCGATGATGAGTTTTGCGTCGGCCGCGTAGACTCCCTGCGGCGTCGTCACGAGCGGGTTGATCTCCGCAAGCATAGCGTCCTTCTCCTGGAACGCGTGGTAGAGACTGTTTATTGTGGGTGCAAGTTCTTTTGGGGCTCCGCCGAGGAGTTCCCGCATGAGAAACGGCGGGATGTCCCGGAGAAGCGGCGACACGACGACCCTGCGGACGGCTGACTCGTCGGCCATCGCCGCGTTCTCGATCTCCACCCCGCCTGCGTCGGCGAAGAGGACCACCGGCTGTCTGCTCGACCGGTCGACGGCGATGCTGACGTAGTACTCGTGCTCGATTGCGAGCCTCTCCTCGACGAGGATGCTCCTGACCGGGACACCCTTGATCTCCCGGGAGAAGAGTTCCCGGGCGGTCTCGACCGCCGTCGCGTCCTCTGCCATCAGGACGCCGCCTGCCTTCCCCCGTCCGCCGACGTCCACCTGCGCCTTCAGCACCACGGCATCGCCGATCCTGGGCAGGTGTGCCGTGACCTCTTCCGGTGCCCGTATCAGAACCCCTTTCGGGACCGGAATGCCGTACTTCGAAAAGATCTCTTTTGCCTCGTATTCCAGTAGTTTCATGCTCGCTCTCCGAGTTCAAATCCGCGTCTCAGTGCTTTTGAGTTCAGGCTCTCGGTGCCCTTCGGGACGCTGTCGAGCACCGCGCGCTCGATCGCCTCTCTGCTCACGACCCCGGTTGTGGCCACGAGAGCGCCCATCATGACGATGTTTGCCACGATCTCCCGGCCGAGGTTCTCTTTTGCCTCCGCCGTCGCCGGGATCTCGTAGTAGCGGCAGCCCGGCCGGGATCGGACGAGGTCCGAATCAAGGACCATGACCGCGTCCTCCCGCACCTGAACCCCATACTTCTCAAACCCCTGCTGGGACATGATGACGTAGATGTCGGGGTCTGTCACCTCAGGGTAGAGGATCGGCGCATCGTCGATGACCACCTGCCCCATCGAGGCCCCTCCCCGGGCCTCCGGGCCGTAAACCTGGGTCTGGACGGCGTATTTGTCGTCGTAGAGCGCCGCCGCCCGCCCGAGGATAACCGCGGAGAGGATGATCCCCTGCCCGCCGTAGCCTGAGAACCTGACTTCGTGTCTCATTGCTTCACCCCCATCGCAGGCCTCTTCCGCCTGACCAGTTCCCCGACGCTGAAGGTGCCCTCCGGAATCTCTGCTCCTTCCCTCACCAGGCGATCGTACTTCGAGACAAGCATCGCGTGGCTCCGGAGATACTCGATCATGTCAGGAACCCGCCTAAGTTTGTTGTGGCGGCCGAAGTTTGTCGGGCACTGGGTCCGCACCTCGATGAACGCAAGCCCCGGTGTCTGCATCCCGGTGGTGATGGCCTTCGTGAGTTCCTTGACGTGGTAGGAGGTCCAGCGGGCGACGTAGTTTGCGCCAGCCGCCACGGCGAGTTCCGCGAGGTCGAAGGCTGGTTCGCTCGACCCGTAGGGCGTCGTCGTCGAGAACGCCCCCTCCGGGGTGGTCGGGCTCCCCTGCCCGCCGGTCATGCCGTAGATCTGGTTGTTCATGCAGACCACGGTCATGTCCACGTTCCGGCGGCAGGCGTGGATGAAGTGGTTCCCGCCGATGGCGGCAAGGTCGCCGTCGCCGGTGAAGACGACGACGTTTAGGTCAGGCCGTGCCATCTTCACCCCGGTGGCGAACGCGAGCGCCCTCCCGTGGGTGGTGTGGAGCGAGTCTGCGAGGATGTAGCCCGGGGCGCGGGACGAGCACCCGATCCCTGATATGAAGGCCGTCCCATCGCGCTCCCATCCCATCTCCTCCACCGCCGCGAGGGTGCAGTTGAGGACCGTCCCGTTGCCGCACCCGGTGCAGTAGATGTGCGGGAGCCGGTCTTCCCTGAACCAGTCGGGCGCGATCATCGGTGTGCCTCCAGGACCCGCACAAGTTCGGCGGGGGTGTGGAGTTCTCCCCCGATCTTCGGGATCGATATGACCGACTGGTCGACGTGGCGCTGGACCTCGCGGACCATCTGACCCATGTTCAGTTCCGGCATCAGGAAGACTTTCGCGTCGGGAAACTCCTGGAGCGCAAACTCTGGGAACGGCCAGACGACCCTGAACCTGAGGTGGCCGACAGACTCGTCGGGGTGGTCGCGCATCACCTGCTCGACCGTCCGCGACGGCGGGCCGTAGGTGACAAAGACCGTCTCGGCGTCGGGGTTTGTGACCTCGTAGTCGGCGATATCGCGCCGCGCCGACTCGACCTTGGAGACCAGCCTGCGCACAAGCCGGTCGTGCGTCTCCGGGTCGGTTGTGTCAGGGTAGCCCCGCTCGTCGTGGGTGAGCCCGGTCACGTGGACCGACCGGCCTGAGCCGAAGGGCGCAAAACCCGGGACGCCATCGTCGCCGGCCTCGTAAGGCAGCGAGCCTTCCGCAAGCGGGGCCGGGGGAGTGATATCGACCGAGTCCGGGATGGTCACCCGTTCCCGCATGTGGCCCACGACCTCGTCAGACATCAGGAAGGTTGGGACCCTGAACCGGTCGGCGAGGTCAAACGCCTTCACTGTCAGGTCAAACATCTCCTGGACGGAGTTCGGGGTGAGCGCGATGGTGCTGTAGTCGCCGTGCGACCCGAACCGGCACTGGAGCATGTCGCCCTGCGCCGCCCGCGTCGGCTGACCCGTGCTCGGGCCGCCCCGCTGGACGTTGACGATGACGCACGGCGTCTCGGTCATGGCCGCGTAGCCGATGTTCTCCATCATCAGCGAGAACCCCGGACCGCTCGTGGCGGTCATGGCCCTTGTTCCGGTCCAGGCGGCGCCGATCACCGCGGCGATGCTCGCGAGTTCGTCCTCCATGGATATGAAGACCCCGCCGACCTTCGGGAGCCTCCGGGCCATGGTCTCTGCGATCTCGGTCGACGGCGTGATCGGGTAGCCGCCGAAGAACCGGCACCCGGCGGCGAGCGCGCCCTCCGCACAGGCTGCATTGCCCTGCATGAACTCAACCCTGCTCAAAACTCCACCTCCACTTTGTGTGGCTCAAACGGTTCCTCCTCGACCCAGGTGATCGCCTGGTCGGGGCATATCATGTGGCAGACCCCGCAGAGCATCCGCCCGTAGAGGGGCTGCAGCCTGCAGTTTGTGCACCGTTCGGGACGGTCGAGGACCGGGGAGACGACCCCCCGACTGTTGAGCTCCGTCCCTTCCTGAAATATCCTGTACGGGCAGACCAGCACGCAGAGGTTGCACCCCTTGCAGCGGCTTTCATCGATGACGAGTTTCATGAAACGCTATCCTACTAGATATTGAATCGCTGATGAAATTGTGTTTTCGCTTTCTCGCGTACCGCGCGGAAGAGATCGCCGCCGTGGGCGTCGATCCCGACCGTCAGCGGCAGGTGATCGGCTTCGATGACCCAGACCGCCTCAGCCATGCCGAGGTCTTCAAAATAGACGCCGCAAAGCCTCATGCGTGCGGCGGCGAGGGCGGCGCACCCCCCCGTGAGCGCGAGGTAGACAGCGCGCCCCCGGAGCTGCTCGACCACCTCCGGCCCCATGCCGCCTTTGCCGATGAGGGCGCGGACGCCCGCATCGATGAGGAATCCCGTGAGCGCGTTCATCCGCGCGGACGTGGTGGGTCCGGCGACGACGAGCCGCCCCTCCTGCACCACAGGGCCGCAGTGGTAGACCACGGCGCCCTCGGGAGCGAAGGGGATGCCTTCCTCCATCATCCGGAGGTGTGCCTCGTCCCGGGCGGTGTAGATCGTCCCGGAGAGGGTCACCCGGTCGCCCGCCCTGAGGTCGAGGACCTCGTCGCCGAGCGGTGTTGTGAGGTTGATCATCGCTCGACCTCCACGGTCGCCCGGCGGCAGGCCCAGCACTGCACGTTCACCGCCACCGGGAGTGATGCGGTGTGGCAGTCTGCCCGCTTCACCTTCACGCTGAGCGCCGTCGTATCGCCCCCAAGCCCCATCGGCCCGATGCCGAGGGCGTTGACGGCGTCGCAGATCTCCTGCTCGTAGTCATCCATGGTGTCGACCGGGAGGAGCAGGGCTTCCTTTGCAAGCGCAGCCACGGTATCAAACGTCCCGCCGATCCCGACACCGAGGATCACGGGCGGGCAGGGTCTCCCCCCCGCGATGAGCATCGTCTCGGCGACGAACCTCGGGATCCCGGCCGCCTGCGAGGGGAGGAGCATCCCGATCCGTGATGCGTTCTCAGAGCCCGCACCTTTCGGAAGCACGGTCACCGTGAGCCGGTCGCCGGGCGTCACGTGGACTGCGGGCATCCCGACGCCGGTGTTGTCCCCGGTGTTTCTCCGGGTGATCGGATCGACGACGTTTGGGCGGAGCGGGATTCTCGCCGTCGCCCGGCGCACTCCCTCCCGCACTCCCTCAACGATGGAGGGTGTGAACGGGATATCGGGGGGCAGGGTGAGGTAGACCACCGGTACGCCGGTATCCTGGCAGATCGGCACCTGCCGCTCTTCTGCGAGTGCGATATTCTCAAGAATTGTAGCGAGTTCGGATCGTGCGATCTCGTCCCTCTCGACCGCCGCCGCCCTCTCAAGCGCCGCGAGCACATCGCGCGGGAGCCGGATCTCAGCCTCTGCAAGCGCCCTCTCTGTGGCGTCTGCCAGTGCGCCCGGGAGCGTCGAATCTGCCGGATGAACCATCATTTATACTGGTGGGAAGAGACTATAAAAACCTATATTCCAGCAGGTACTTGATCTGCCGCCTGCAGGTCGCCCCGCGAAAAAAGGATGGACTGGGGGGCCGTTATGCCGTCGTTTCCCGCTCTTCGACGATCCTTGCGGGGGACGGAAGCTTATAGGTGCCGCGCTGGAGGGCGACCTTCGCCTTCTCGACATACTGGGGGTTTGTCCAGACGGAGAAGACCTTCTGGCCGGGCTGGACCCGTGCCGCGGTCCCGACGGCCTTCCCGAAGGCGAGGCGCATCCCTTCTGAGACACGGTCCGCTCCTGCGCCGGTCGCCTGCTTGTTCTCACGGAGAACGTGGTGGGGGAAGGTCCGGAGCTTGAAGCGGTAGTTTGCCCTCCCGACCTCCTTCTGGAGCTGCCGGTTGACGCTGATACGAGCGGCCTCAAGGGCCGTGTGGCGTATCTGGCAGGCTTCCTCGACGACGATAGAGAGTTCGACCGGGAAGTCCTGGGTAAGGTTGCCCATATCAAACTGCACGATCTTGCTGCCCGGTACGCCGCCCATGTATTCTCTGCGCGTATATGCCATCTTTGCGAGATTCCTGTACATCTTCGCTGGTTTTCTTACCATCGTTAAAAACTCCTGCCGATCTATGAGTGCTTTATAAAATGGGGATTTCCTCTAATAAACCTTACTGGGTTGTTTCGGTCTCGTTAATCATCTCAAGCACCCGTCGCCGCACTTCAGCGAAGTCGGCGCTGGTGCGGTCCCGCGGTCGGGGCCAGGGGATGGTGATGATCTCCTGGACCGACCCGGGCCGTGGCGAGAGGACGATGATCCGGTCGGAGAGGTAGACCGCCTCGTCAACACTGTGGGTGACAAAGACGATCGTCTTCTCTGTCTTTTTCCAGAGGCAGAGCAGTTCTTTCTGCATCCGGTTCCGCGTCTGGGCATCCAGCGCCCCGAACGGCTCGTCCATGAGGAGGACATCGGGTTCGTTTGCGAGCGCTCTTGCTATCGCCACCCGCTGCCGCATCCCGCCTGAGAGTTCGAAGGGGTAGGCGTCCCGGAACCGGGAGAGGCCGACCATCTTGAGGTAATACTCTGCCGTCTGCCGGCGCTCCTCCCGCGAGACGCCCTTCATCTCAAGGCCGAAAGCGATGTTGTCGATGACTCTCCGCCAGGGGAAGAGGGAGTACTCCTGGAAGACCATCCCCCGCTTCGGGTCCGGGCCGGTGACCGCGCTGCCGTCGATGGTCACGCTTCCCGTGGTCGGGGTCTCAAGCCCGGCGATGATCCGGAGGAGTGTCGTCTTCCCGCATCCCGACGGCCCGACCAGGCAGACGAACTCCTTGTCCCTGATCTCCAGGGTGACGCCCTCGAGCGCCGGCGTGGCGGTGCCGTCTTCCTTTTTAAAGGTCTTAGCGACGTCCTTTATCGTAACTCCGCTCATCCTAATGCTCCAGTGCAGCTAAAATTCCACACGCAACGATGACTCTCACGTTGGGGTGAAGACTGTGCGATTGCTACGCTCTCCTTCGCGGTCTTCGCGGCTTCGCGTGCGGTGGCGATCTGCCTCACACTCGAAAAGATGCCTCGATACACTAGGCCACCTCCCCCGCATGCCACCGCAGGAGCCGCCGGTCTACGTAGTTTCGGAAGATCCGGTCGATGATGAGGCCCAGGAACCCGAGGATCAGCATGTAGACGAGGACGTTTGCCATCGCGTAGTGGTAGTAGTTCTGCCAGAGCGCGTAGCCTAGACCAATGTCGCTCACCCCGAACATCTCGGCTGCCACAAGACACATCCACCCGACGCCCATCGATATCCTGATCCCGGACGCGATCGACGGGATCGCCGACGGGAGGGCGATATGGCGGATCAACTCAAACGATGTGTCGCACCCGAGCACCTTGCCCGCCTCAACGAAGATCTTCGGCACGCTCCGAAACCCGGTGTAGGTGCCGATCAGGATGGGGAAGAACGCCCCGACGAAGATGACGAATCCTGCCGCCTGGGGGGTGAGCCCGAACCAGATGATGGCAAACGGGATCCAGGCGAGCGGGGGGATGGGCCGGAGGACCTCGATGATCGGGTCGATGATAGCGTCGGCGACCCGGAACCAGCCCATGATGATCCCGATAGGGACGCCGAGGAGAAGCGCCGCCCCTATGCCGATGGCGAAGTGTTTGAGACTGGTTATGAGGTCGGCAAGGAGCCTTCCTGACCCCAGGAGGGCGATGAACGCCGAGACGACGTCGGTGAAACTTGGCAGGACGAACGGGTTTGCGACAATCAGGTCGGCCACCGCCTGCCACAGGATCGCCACGGCTGCAAGCGACGCAATACCGAGGAGCCTCTTTTGCTGCTTTGTATTCACTCTTAGGTTCATGGTTCTGTTCCGCTTGTTTGATGGTGGGCCGCCCTGGAGATGCCGGCCGGTATGGGGTGTGATGAATGCTCCTTATTTCATCGGTCTTCCTCTAAAATATTCTTTTCCGGAAGAAGAAAAAAGGGGTCCGGGTCAGGCCCGGGCTTTTTCGTAGAACGAGAGGTCAAAGATGTCGTCTTTGGTGAGGTGTTTGTTGATATACCCAAGTTCGTACTGGATCCGGGCGTAGTCCTCGACCGAGCCGACGATGAGGTTCGGGTCCGCGGTCCAGGTGCCGTCCCATTCCTTGAAGGACTTCTGGACGTCCGCGAGATCCTGGCCGGTCTTCTTCGAGTATATCGCCGCCGCTTCGTCCTGGTGCTCGAGGTTGTACTCCGTTGCCCGGATGTGTGTCTTCACGACCTGCTCGACGAGCTCGGGCTGCTCCCTGATGAGTTTGCCGCTCGCGACGAGGACACAGCAGGCGTGGTCGGGGGCCATCTCGCCGGAGGCGACGACCGTCCTCCCTGCCCCCTTGCTCGCGATGACGGCCGGTGCCGGGTGCGGCAGGAAGACGCCATCGATCTGGTCGGCGATGATCGCGGTCGTGGCGTCACCGGGTCCCATGGGTTTTATGGTGACGTCCTTCTCGGGGTCAAGGCCGTTCTCCTTGAGCCAGTCCCGGAGGAGGGTGTCCTGGATGGATCCCGGCGGGAAGGTGCCGATCGTCAGGCCCTTGAGGTCCTGCGGGCTCTCGTACGGGATCTCGGGCCGCAGCACAAGGTCTGAGCCCTGTGTCTGGACGGCAGCGACGATCTTTGCGTCAAGGCCGGTTGCCAGGGCGGATATGAACGGCGCCGAACCGACGTAGGCGATCTCGATGTTCCCGGCGAGCATGGAGTTCATCTCCGGCGGACCGGTGGGGAAGGAGTAGTCGGTCACCTGGGTGACGCCGAGGGGTGCGAGGTCCTCCTGCCACCATCCCTTCTCCATCGCGGTCATGTGGGCGACCTGGTGAGTGCTCGGCTGGTAGCCGATGCGCAGGTGTGTCACCTTCTCGGTGTCGGTGCCGGAGCACCCGGCGACAAACGC is a genomic window of Methanoculleus bourgensis MS2 containing:
- a CDS encoding thiamine pyrophosphate-dependent enzyme, producing MIAPDWFREDRLPHIYCTGCGNGTVLNCTLAAVEEMGWERDGTAFISGIGCSSRAPGYILADSLHTTHGRALAFATGVKMARPDLNVVVFTGDGDLAAIGGNHFIHACRRNVDMTVVCMNNQIYGMTGGQGSPTTPEGAFSTTTPYGSSEPAFDLAELAVAAGANYVARWTSYHVKELTKAITTGMQTPGLAFIEVRTQCPTNFGRHNKLRRVPDMIEYLRSHAMLVSKYDRLVREGAEIPEGTFSVGELVRRKRPAMGVKQ
- a CDS encoding 2-oxoacid:acceptor oxidoreductase subunit alpha; translated protein: MSRVEFMQGNAACAEGALAAGCRFFGGYPITPSTEIAETMARRLPKVGGVFISMEDELASIAAVIGAAWTGTRAMTATSGPGFSLMMENIGYAAMTETPCVIVNVQRGGPSTGQPTRAAQGDMLQCRFGSHGDYSTIALTPNSVQEMFDLTVKAFDLADRFRVPTFLMSDEVVGHMRERVTIPDSVDITPPAPLAEGSLPYEAGDDGVPGFAPFGSGRSVHVTGLTHDERGYPDTTDPETHDRLVRRLVSKVESARRDIADYEVTNPDAETVFVTYGPPSRTVEQVMRDHPDESVGHLRFRVVWPFPEFALQEFPDAKVFLMPELNMGQMVREVQRHVDQSVISIPKIGGELHTPAELVRVLEAHR
- a CDS encoding succinate--CoA ligase subunit beta — protein: MKLLEYEAKEIFSKYGIPVPKGVLIRAPEEVTAHLPRIGDAVVLKAQVDVGGRGKAGGVLMAEDATAVETARELFSREIKGVPVRSILVEERLAIEHEYYVSIAVDRSSRQPVVLFADAGGVEIENAAMADESAVRRVVVSPLLRDIPPFLMRELLGGAPKELAPTINSLYHAFQEKDAMLAEINPLVTTPQGVYAADAKLIIDDNALARQGIAVNRDLSEREREAEKHGFSYVELDGSIGVIGNGAGLTMSTLDLIEYYRGQAANFLDVGGGADQERVMHAVRLVASMPGVNVIVVNLLGGITRCDEVAKGIIAAGVAPTVIVRMAGTNEEEGRQLLAEHGYRMLESMDAAVRAAMEVAA
- a CDS encoding fumarate hydratase, which encodes MMVHPADSTLPGALADATERALAEAEIRLPRDVLAALERAAAVERDEIARSELATILENIALAEERQVPICQDTGVPVVYLTLPPDIPFTPSIVEGVREGVRRATARIPLRPNVVDPITRRNTGDNTGVGMPAVHVTPGDRLTVTVLPKGAGSENASRIGMLLPSQAAGIPRFVAETMLIAGGRPCPPVILGVGIGGTFDTVAALAKEALLLPVDTMDDYEQEICDAVNALGIGPMGLGGDTTALSVKVKRADCHTASLPVAVNVQCWACRRATVEVER
- a CDS encoding ABC transporter ATP-binding protein — protein: MSGVTIKDVAKTFKKEDGTATPALEGVTLEIRDKEFVCLVGPSGCGKTTLLRIIAGLETPTTGSVTIDGSAVTGPDPKRGMVFQEYSLFPWRRVIDNIAFGLEMKGVSREERRQTAEYYLKMVGLSRFRDAYPFELSGGMRQRVAIARALANEPDVLLMDEPFGALDAQTRNRMQKELLCLWKKTEKTIVFVTHSVDEAVYLSDRIIVLSPRPGSVQEIITIPWPRPRDRTSADFAEVRRRVLEMINETETTQ
- a CDS encoding DNA integrity scanning protein DisA nucleotide-binding domain protein; this encodes MNDDLMLATACEVAAKIGARAVVSFVDLIPVPPGAPDVPIIRVQELQLDVLKDLTMHDILEVSERHMMDAAIHIYLRRNLESGLVVGVFPYAIIIYDIEEGKNFINLKDFSDIVPREVLHAVLTLALEIAVEGREGRSIGTAFIIGDPEEIFRHSHQAILNPYQGQPAALRDIKNKNNWESVKEFAQLDGVFVIDKSGEIRSAGRYLDVTGRGISLPGGLGGRHRATASITYEIPAIGITVSESGGMVRVFRDGICKIGIRSDIRIRSDG
- a CDS encoding FumA C-terminus/TtdB family hydratase beta subunit is translated as MINLTTPLGDEVLDLRAGDRVTLSGTIYTARDEAHLRMMEEGIPFAPEGAVVYHCGPVVQEGRLVVAGPTTSARMNALTGFLIDAGVRALIGKGGMGPEVVEQLRGRAVYLALTGGCAALAAARMRLCGVYFEDLGMAEAVWVIEADHLPLTVGIDAHGGDLFRAVREKAKTQFHQRFNI
- a CDS encoding 50S ribosomal protein L16; translated protein: MVRKPAKMYRNLAKMAYTRREYMGGVPGSKIVQFDMGNLTQDFPVELSIVVEEACQIRHTALEAARISVNRQLQKEVGRANYRFKLRTFPHHVLRENKQATGAGADRVSEGMRLAFGKAVGTAARVQPGQKVFSVWTNPQYVEKAKVALQRGTYKLPSPARIVEERETTA
- the sucD gene encoding succinate--CoA ligase subunit alpha produces the protein MIYGDKNLGVIVQNITGRQGRFHTELMNDYAREVGGRGVVAGVAPRKGGQEVHGVPVYNTVREALREHDATASVIFVPAVAAADAIMEAAHAGIDLAVVITEHIPVHDSMLAVAYAKLHDCTVIGPNCPGLLSPGECKLGIMPAHLATRGHVGVVSRSGTLTYEVVDELTRAGIGQSTVVGIGGDPVIGQTFVDVLARFEDDPQTKAVVVIGEVGGNLEEEGVRSTDLPVVAYIAGVSAPPEKRMGHAGAIIEGGEGDARSKVRRLSALDIPVASRPSEIPELIRGVL
- a CDS encoding 2-oxoacid:ferredoxin oxidoreductase subunit gamma, with protein sequence MRHEVRFSGYGGQGIILSAVILGRAAALYDDKYAVQTQVYGPEARGGASMGQVVIDDAPILYPEVTDPDIYVIMSQQGFEKYGVQVREDAVMVLDSDLVRSRPGCRYYEIPATAEAKENLGREIVANIVMMGALVATTGVVSREAIERAVLDSVPKGTESLNSKALRRGFELGERA
- a CDS encoding 4Fe-4S dicluster domain-containing protein; protein product: MKLVIDESRCKGCNLCVLVCPYRIFQEGTELNSRGVVSPVLDRPERCTNCRLQPLYGRMLCGVCHMICPDQAITWVEEEPFEPHKVEVEF
- a CDS encoding methionine adenosyltransferase, with protein sequence MTRNISVEGLDQIPIERQRIELVERKCLGHPDSLADGIAESISRALSRSYMEECGTVLHHNTDQGEVVAGESIPKFGGGIITKPIYFLISGRATKVFDGVNIPADAIAVEAARGYIKKILPTLNMDRDVIVDCRMGMGSTDLRDVFRSCEGKAPRANDTSFGVGHAPFSEAESIVRGVSAFIDEKLRPRYPVIGQDCKIMCLRDGDTITLTIAMAFVDRYCSSITEYIEQKNVLTEQIAAVAKQFTNRKVNVAINTADDLESASVFLTVSGTSAEMGDDGSVGRGNRANGLITPNRPMSMEATSGKNPVNHIGKIYNLLATRIAQDCVAEVDGIEEMYVRILSQIGYPVDQPHVASAQVLTKPGTTIKSIKPDIEGIIDGWLEKTTTITEKVIKGELSTF